A section of the Scyliorhinus torazame isolate Kashiwa2021f chromosome 21, sScyTor2.1, whole genome shotgun sequence genome encodes:
- the LOC140398678 gene encoding eukaryotic translation initiation factor 1b-like, whose product MSTCQNLQSFDPFADALKGDDLLPSGTEDYIHIRIQQRNGRKTLTTVQGIADEYDKKKLVKHFKKQFACNGTVIEHPEYGEVIQLQGDQRKNICKFLVEVGIVKEEQLKVHGF is encoded by the exons ATGTCAACCTGCCAGAACCTGCAAAGCTTCG ATCCCTTTGCTGATGCACTTAAGGGTGATGATCTGCTCCCTTCTGGGACTGAAGACTACATACACATAAGAATTCAGCAGAGGAACGGCAGGAAAACCCTCACCACTGTCCAGGGAATTGCTGATGAGTATGACAAAAAGAAGCTCGTCAAACACTTCAAAAAG CAATTTGCCTGCAATGGTACTGTGATTGAACATCCTGAATACGGTGAGGTAATCCAACTTCAAGGGGACCAACGCAAGAACATCTGCAAGTTCCTGGTTGAG GTTGGCATTGTTAAGGAAGAGCAACTCAAGGTCCATGGGTTCTAA